From the Chloroherpetonaceae bacterium genome, the window TGCAGCAATCAAAGCTGCGCGATGTGAAATGGACTTATCGGGCGGTAAGCTATTGACCGTGCCAGTAATTGTGAGCTTACGCAAGGTGTGCGGGTTCATACACAAATTGCTTCAATGACGGCTGAGGTATCCGCAAAGTTTTCAAAGACATAATCAGGCTGATAGGTTTGCAACTGCTCTGCCGTGTAAAAGCCAGTGGCAACGGCAATCGCTTTGGAGTTTAGCACTTTAGCGCAGTTAATGTCGTGCGGCGTATCACCAATAATCACCACATCCTTGCCAGAGAAGCGTATGCCAGTATGAGCATAAGCACGTTCGACTGCAATGGGTGGTAGTTCGTCCCGTGTTTTTGCATCGTCTGCAAACGCCCCAAATGGAAAGTAATGATTTAGCCCGGGCAGCGTGATTTTGTAACGACCCGACTCTTCAAAATTACCTGTCAGCAACCCCAGCGTGATATGGGCTTGAGCAGCGAGCGCTTGTAACAATTCTAGCACACCCGTCATCAGCCTGATGTGCTCTAAGCGCGCTCGCTCTTTGAATAGCTGAATGTAGGTGCGCTTGACTTCCTCAAACCC encodes:
- a CDS encoding HAD family hydrolase, which translates into the protein MKPKLVLFDIDGTLLKVEGISRNALIESLRRVYGTEGAARTHDFAGKLDSVIITEVMKDAGLSDEEIAKGFEEVKRTYIQLFKERARLEHIRLMTGVLELLQALAAQAHITLGLLTGNFEESGRYKITLPGLNHYFPFGAFADDAKTRDELPPIAVERAYAHTGIRFSGKDVVIIGDTPHDINCAKVLNSKAIAVATGFYTAEQLQTYQPDYVFENFADTSAVIEAICV